One genomic region from Metallosphaera tengchongensis encodes:
- a CDS encoding IS607 family transposase gives MLRPKEVCERLGITYTTLWTYVKQGKIKPVVLETGKWRFREEDVERLMGVVKKRKVVLYARVSSNKEKDELVRQVSFLQEKVKEYDLVITDVGSGLDMKRKGFQKLLRMVLDNEVSKVVIASRDRLLTFGFEVMEEVCGAHNCEVEVLEEDKTLGQELVEDLISALLSFSEKLYGVGSNKYEKVKECVKELKD, from the coding sequence ATGCTTAGACCAAAGGAGGTATGCGAGAGGCTAGGCATAACCTACACCACACTCTGGACTTACGTCAAACAGGGTAAGATTAAGCCAGTAGTCCTAGAGACAGGTAAGTGGAGGTTTAGGGAGGAGGACGTGGAGAGGTTGATGGGTGTGGTGAAGAAGAGGAAGGTAGTCCTCTACGCTAGGGTGTCCTCAAACAAGGAGAAGGACGAGCTAGTCAGACAGGTCTCTTTCCTCCAGGAAAAGGTGAAGGAGTACGACCTAGTCATCACTGACGTCGGCTCAGGCCTCGACATGAAGAGGAAGGGGTTCCAAAAACTTCTAAGGATGGTCCTCGACAACGAGGTCTCTAAGGTAGTCATTGCGTCTAGGGACAGGCTACTCACGTTCGGTTTTGAGGTAATGGAGGAGGTGTGTGGGGCCCACAACTGCGAAGTCGAAGTGTTGGAGGAGGACAAGACGCTAGGGCAGGAGCTGGTAGAGGACTTGATCAGTGCACTTTTGTCCTTCAGCGAGAAACTGTACGGGGTGGGGAGCAATAAGTACGAGAAGGTGAAGGAGTGCGTCAAGGAGCTTAAGGATTAA